GCCACCGTCGCGCACGTCGGCCAACGACACCCGGATCCTGGCCAGCCAGTCCGGCCACGGGCTCTTCGCCTGCGGTCTGGCGCAGCGGGCGGCCCCCGGCCTGCGCGTCGATCCGGGTCTGGTGCTGGACGCCAGCGGCGTGGGGGACGACGCCTCGATCGCCGCCGAGCTGCACGAGACGACCGCGCCCGTGGTCAACCTCTCCCTCGGTGGGTACACGGAGGACGACCTGCCGCCCCCGACGCTGACGGACGCCATCGCCGCCAAGGGCGAGAACGTGGTCGTGGTGGCCGCCGCCGGCAACAACGACGGCGCCACCCGGCTCTTCTGGCCGGCCGCGCTGCCCGGCGTGATCGCCGTCGCCGGGTACGACTCCACCGGCGGCGGGCCGGCCGAGACCGACTTCTCCAACCGCGGTCCCTGGGTGGACGTCTGCGCACCGGCGCGGGACCTGGTCAGCTCGTACGTGCGGGGCACCTACCCGGCGCACGACGGCGACCGGGTCCTGCGGGGTTGGGCCGCCTGGAGCGGCACGTCGTTCGCCACCGTGCTGGTCGCCGCCGAGATCGCCCGGCGGGTCCGGGACGCCCGGGGCGAACGCACTCCCCGGCAGGTGGCGCTCGCGTTCGTCGAGGAGCTGGACGCGTCGCGGTGGGACGGGCTGGGCCGTATCTACGTCCCGCCCGCCGACTACACCGACACCGACCGCCCGCCGACCGCCTGATCGCCCGCTCAGGCTCCGAACACGCTGAACGAGGCGGCCGCGGCCCAGGCCGCCGGCCCGGTCGGGCCGACCTCCGCGCGGGCGGCGGCCACCGCCGACTCGGGCGGTACGCCGGCCCGCAACCGCCGGTGCAGTGACTCCATCAGGTCGGAGGTCGCTACGTCGTGCACCGGTGCGACGGCGGCGACCACCGTCCGGGTGCCGAGCGCGAGCAGCGCGGTCGCCAGGCCCATCAGCTCGTCGCCGGCCCGCACCGCCGACGTGCCCGACTGGCAGGCCGGCAGGACGACCAGCCGGGGCGCCCGGCCCAGCCGCTCCAGGTCGTAGACGGTCAGCGGGCCGTCGGCGAAGTCCAACGCGGAGAAGAGTGGGTTGTCGGTGCGCAGCCGCCCGTGCGCCGCGAGATGCGCGAGGCCGGCACCGTCCAGCGCCGAGGTCACGGCCGCGGCCGACGCCTCATCCCCGACGAGTACCCGGGCCCGGTCGTAGGTGCGGCCCACCCCGACGACCTCGGTGTGGGCCGCCGGCAGACCGGGCCCGGCGGCCAGCACCACCGGGCCGGCGGGGTGCGGCACGGGCCTGGTCGCCGCCCGCAGCCACGCCGCGGCCGATGGGGCCACGCGCACCGGACGGGCCGCGAGATCGGGCAACAGGCCCCACGGCACGGCGTGCAGCGCCCCGGTGGGCACGATGACGACCGGCCGGTCCGCCACGACGGCGGCGAGCGGCGCCACCAGCGCGGCGTCCAACGCGCCCGCGGCAGCGGCGGTCGCCCGCCGGACCTGGTCGGCGCCCCGGGAGGTGCCGAAGCCGAGCGCGAGCCGCCGCAGACCGAAGTGCGCCTCCTGGACGGCGCTGCCGACCGGTGCCGCCGGCCCGAGGCGATGCAGCCGGCAGCCGCGCGGGCCGAGGGTCACCGCGAGGAGTTCGCCGTCGTGCTGGACGTACTCGACGAGGACCGCGTCCCCCAGCTCGGCGCGCAGCGTGGCCGGCGCCGGCCCCGGCCCGACCGGCGCGGGCCAGGCACCGGGGGCGGTCCTGCTGGCCCGGACCACCCGCTCCTCGGCGGCCCGCTGCCGCAGCGCCAGGCCACCCGACTCCTTCCCGTCGAGTTGGGCGGCGAGCAGCGCCGCCGACAGGCGCCGCAGCTCGGCGAGGGCCGCGGCCAGCTCCTCGTCCGCCGGTGGTCGCGCCGGCGGCAGCCGCAGGGACCTGGCCCGCACCCGCTCGGCCCAGCGCAGCACCGCCCGTGGATCGCCGCCGTCGATCGCCAGCGACAGCCCCAGCTGGGCCAGGCGTACCCCGTGCGCGGCGACGTGCACCCGGAACTCGGTGGCGCCGACGGCCGCCTGCCGGCGCTCCACGGCGGTGAGCCCGGCGCGCAGGGCCGCCAGTGCCCGGCCCCGGTTGCCGTCCGCGACCTGCCGCATCGCGCTCGCGTACCAGGCGCGGGTGCGCACGTCGAGGGAGGCGGCGCGGCGCGCGGCGGACGCGCGGGCGAGCTGGTCGTCGGCCAGTTCCGCGCGGCCGAGCCGGGTCGCCGCCGCGGCGGCCGTGAGGCGGGCGTCCAACTCGGCCGCGCGCCAGCCCACGGCGGCCAGGGCGGTGGCACGGGCAAGCGCGGTCCGCAACAGCCCGGCGGCCGGCGCGCCGGCGAGCTCGGCCGCGCGCAGTTCGATGACGCCCGCCTGTAGTGCCCAGCCGGCCCGGCCCTGCCGGGCGAAGCGGGTGCGGGCCTGCCGGGCGACGGTCGCCGCCTCCGCCGGGTCGCCGGCGTCCAACGCGGCACGGGCGAGCAGGACCAACCCCTCGGCGAGGTCCGCGTCCTGGCCGCCGCTGCGCAGGATCGTGATGGTACGGCGCAACACGTCCCGCGCCTGTTCCGCCAGGCCGACGCCGAGCAACACCTCGGCCCGGTCGACGTACAGTTGCGGGTGGACCGCGCCGCTGCCCACCAGGGCCTTCTCCGCCGCGTCGAACCGGGCCAGCGCCGCCGGCACGTCGCCCCGGCGGCCCGCCACGAAGCCGCGGTTCCAGTCGACGTCGGCGGCGAACTTCGCCAACCCGAGGGCGGCATGCAACCCCCGGGCCCGCTCCAGGTCGGCCTCGGCGGCGGCGAGGGCGCCCCGGTAGCCGTACAGCAGGCCCCGGTTGTTCAACGCCCTGGCTTCCCACAGCGCGTCACCCGAGCGGCGCAGTACCGGCAGCGCCTCCGCGAAGGCGGCCAGCGCCTCGTCCAGCCGGCCCGCGCGTTGCAGGATGAGCGCCCGCTGGCTCTTCAGCCGCGCCGCCGGCAGGCCGCGCAGCACGCCGGCCGCCCGGTCGGCGGCGGAGAGCGCGGCCCGGATGCGCCCACGGTCCAGCAGCACCAGTGCGAGACTCATCCGGGCCAGCGCCGCCGCCTGCTCGTCGCCGCCCCGGTCGCCGGCGGTGACCGCGGCGCGCAGCCGCCGTTCCGCCCCGGCCAGATCGGGCAGCTCGCGCAGGGCCAGCCCGGCCGCCCGGTGCGCGGTCGAGCCCGCCCCCGGGTCGCGTTCGCGCCGCGCGGCGGCGGCCGCCGCGTCGGCGAGCGCCAGCGCCGCCCTCGGGTCGCGGCCGACCAGTTCCAGGGCCGACTCGGCCAACGACCGGGCCGCGGGCGCGCGCGGCGGTGCCACGGTCAGAGCGTCACCCAGCCGGTGGTCACCGGACCGTCGGACTCCAGCCGGAATCGGTACAGCCCCGGTGGCAGGCCGTCCACCGAGAACCATCCGCCGCCGTCCAGCGGGACCACGCGGCGGCCGGACGGTGTCTCCAGTACGGCGTCGCCGGACGCGCCGGACACCAGCCCACGGAGGGCCAGCACGTCACCGACGTAGCGGACCTGCACCTCGACCGTGGTCGTGCGGCACTCGAAGGACAGCAGGCGCGGCTCGTCACCGTCGCCCCGCACCAGCTCCGGCACGTCGGTCGCCGAGTCCCGCACCAGCGCCGCGTACTCCTCGGCCAGACGGCGGGTGGCCAGCGCGGCGCGGGCGGCCTGGTCCACGGCGGCGGGGGGCGGGTCCACCTGGCCGGCGAGGGCGCGTAGCCGGTTGCTCAGCGCATCATCACGGTCGGTCATGATCGATCCTCGGTGGTCGGCACGTGGTCCGCGAGCGCCGGGGCCGCGCTCACCGTCGCACGCAGCTGGGCGAGACACCGCTGCCGGGTCGGGCCGATCGAGCCGATCGGCATGTCGAGCGCGGCGGCGACCTCGGCGTACGCCGGCGGCGGGCTCGCCATCAGCACGCGGAGCAGCTGCCGGCACCGCGCGGGGAGCGTCTCGAACGCGCGCCACAGCGCGGCGTCCCGCTCGGCGAGCAGGAGGCCCGCGTCCAGCGGTGGGCCCGGGTCGGCGATCTCGACGAGGAGTTCCGGAAAGGCGGACGTGTGCTGGCGCGCGGTCCGGCGGAGCAGTTGGAGGCACTCCCGGCGCACGGTGGTGCCCAGCCAGCTGGCGAGGCGGTCCGGCTCGGTCACCCGATCCAGGTGCTCCACGAGCCGCAGCCAGGTGTTCTGCACG
This is a stretch of genomic DNA from Micromonospora sp. WMMD1082. It encodes these proteins:
- a CDS encoding sigma-70 family RNA polymerase sigma factor, translating into MVTRVDDDNAELLRRAGDGDQQAWNTIVDRHNGLLWSVARSFRLGHAEAADAVQNTWLRLVEHLDRVTEPDRLASWLGTTVRRECLQLLRRTARQHTSAFPELLVEIADPGPPLDAGLLLAERDAALWRAFETLPARCRQLLRVLMASPPPAYAEVAAALDMPIGSIGPTRQRCLAQLRATVSAAPALADHVPTTEDRS
- a CDS encoding CHAT domain-containing protein: MAPPRAPAARSLAESALELVGRDPRAALALADAAAAAARRERDPGAGSTAHRAAGLALRELPDLAGAERRLRAAVTAGDRGGDEQAAALARMSLALVLLDRGRIRAALSAADRAAGVLRGLPAARLKSQRALILQRAGRLDEALAAFAEALPVLRRSGDALWEARALNNRGLLYGYRGALAAAEADLERARGLHAALGLAKFAADVDWNRGFVAGRRGDVPAALARFDAAEKALVGSGAVHPQLYVDRAEVLLGVGLAEQARDVLRRTITILRSGGQDADLAEGLVLLARAALDAGDPAEAATVARQARTRFARQGRAGWALQAGVIELRAAELAGAPAAGLLRTALARATALAAVGWRAAELDARLTAAAAATRLGRAELADDQLARASAARRAASLDVRTRAWYASAMRQVADGNRGRALAALRAGLTAVERRQAAVGATEFRVHVAAHGVRLAQLGLSLAIDGGDPRAVLRWAERVRARSLRLPPARPPADEELAAALAELRRLSAALLAAQLDGKESGGLALRQRAAEERVVRASRTAPGAWPAPVGPGPAPATLRAELGDAVLVEYVQHDGELLAVTLGPRGCRLHRLGPAAPVGSAVQEAHFGLRRLALGFGTSRGADQVRRATAAAAGALDAALVAPLAAVVADRPVVIVPTGALHAVPWGLLPDLAARPVRVAPSAAAWLRAATRPVPHPAGPVVLAAGPGLPAAHTEVVGVGRTYDRARVLVGDEASAAAVTSALDGAGLAHLAAHGRLRTDNPLFSALDFADGPLTVYDLERLGRAPRLVVLPACQSGTSAVRAGDELMGLATALLALGTRTVVAAVAPVHDVATSDLMESLHRRLRAGVPPESAVAAARAEVGPTGPAAWAAAASFSVFGA
- a CDS encoding S8 family serine peptidase — protein: MSAAERAAERASLRQLRERELAARGGLSPIAATAHAYYRPRDLVLTVAARDRLADRLSGYYNACPVEKDPGDWRRSIGLDAEQDLGERLPEVGRSLWRLPEQVSPAEHLALVHELRDRLSTGVSCAGGGGGVAVALNHVFFGEPLYQGGPGGEPRPVAEPPAAFRAAPGNGTGVDLAVLDTGLPDGWESLHPGLDGRLFPNRDDRRATYVDGRPPSRTSANDTRILASQSGHGLFACGLAQRAAPGLRVDPGLVLDASGVGDDASIAAELHETTAPVVNLSLGGYTEDDLPPPTLTDAIAAKGENVVVVAAAGNNDGATRLFWPAALPGVIAVAGYDSTGGGPAETDFSNRGPWVDVCAPARDLVSSYVRGTYPAHDGDRVLRGWAAWSGTSFATVLVAAEIARRVRDARGERTPRQVALAFVEELDASRWDGLGRIYVPPADYTDTDRPPTA